Below is a window of Methylosinus sp. PW1 DNA.
TTCGCTGCGGGCGCGCGCCATCGGCTTCGCGCTCGGCCTCGCCATTCTCATCGTGATGTCGATTCCTTCCGGCGGCTGGTTTCGTTTCGGCTATCTGCTCTGGGGCCTCGGCGCGCTGGCGACTCTGGCGCGGCGCCCGCTGGTTCAGTCGCGCTGGATCGCGCTCGCGCTCTATGTCGCGGCCGTCATCCCGATCCGCCTATTGGTGCGCGGCCCCAATCTCGAGGCTTATCCCTATCTCGCCGATCTCGCCGATACATTGTCGGCCGTTCTCTTCCTCAATCTCGTGGTGACGCTGCGCTTCGGGCCGCAGCAGGGCTGGGCGCTGTTCCAGCCGCAGCTGCATCGGCGGCTCGCCGATTTCTCCTTTTCGCTCTACAGCGTCCACATGCCCGTGCTGATTCTGGCGCGCGCCCTGGCCGATCGGCATTTCGGCGCGCTATGGGCGCGCGAGCTGGCGACGCCCGTCCATTGGCTGGTGATGGCGGCGGTAATGACGGCGGCGGTCGTCTTCGGCTTCCTCTTCTCGCGCGTCACCGAGGCGCACACCAACGCCCTGCGGCGCGCGCTGCGCAATGCCTTCGAGGCGGCGGAGGAGCGTCGGCGCCGGCGGTTCCCGCAGCCGATCGAGGAGCTGAAGCGCGAGCCGCAAAAAGCCGACGCATGAGCCTGAAGGTCATCCGTGCCGCCCTCTGTCGACGAACCGTCGCATCCCTCCTCTAATGGCGAGGACCCTAGACGGGCCGCCGAAGGCGCGCGCTCGCGGGGACGCACGAAAATGAAGACGTTGCCGCCGGCCGGCGCGATCGTGGGCGATTCGCCCTTTCTCTGGGTCATGCGCTTCGATGCGGACGGCGCGGCGACGCTCGTCGCCGACCACGACGCCTCACGGCTCGATACGGACGCCGACGGCTATTTCTGGGTCCACCTCAATGTCGCCGATCTGCGCTATCGCGATTGGGTCGCCGGTCGCCAGCAAATGCCGGCGGAGGCGCGCGCCCTGCTCATAGATCAGGACAGCCATCAGCGGCTGGACGCCGACGAGCAGGCGCTGTGGGGCGTGATCGCCGATTACGGCCGCGATCTCGAGCGTGAGGAAGATGTGCTGCGTCCGCTGCGAGTCGTCGTCACCGAGCGCTGCATCGTCACCGCCCGCCGCTACGCCGTCGAGTCGACGGCCGCCATTCGGCAGGCCGCGTTGGAGGGCCAGCGGCTGCCAACGCCGCTCGATCTCTTCGAGGCGCTGGTGACGCGCAGCCTCGTCTCCATGGACACCGGCCTCGAGAAGCTTCTCGCCAAATTCAACAAGATCGAGGATCGCGTGCTGGACGACGAGACGCATGACGATCGCCGCGATCTCGGCGCGCTGCGTCGCCAGACGATCCGGCTGCGGCGCGAGCTCGCCGATGGTCAGCGCGTTTTTTCCCGCACGGCTTTCTCGCCGCGCGTCACGCCGCCGATCCATGCGGCGCTGCGGCGGCTGACGCAGCGTTTCGATTCGCTGCAGCAGGAGCTGCAGGCGGTGGAGGAGCGCGCGCGGCTGCTGCAGGACGAGATCGTCTCCAATTTCACGGCGGAGACCAATCGCCAGCTCTATGTGCTGACTATTCTCGGCACTCTGCTCATGCCGCCGACTCTCGTCTCCGGCATATTCGGCATGAACACGAAGAATCTGTTCTTCGCCGATAATGAGCAGGGGACGCTCTATGCGGCGGCGCTCTGCATCGCCTCGGCCGCGGCGGCCTTTTTCGCGCTGATGTGGATCAAGCGCCGCGAGGGATAACGGAGCGCGCGCCGTTCAGCCTCACGCCGCAGCTAAGCTCTCGAATAATCCGCGGCCGTCGATTCCGCCGACCAGCGGATCGATGAGATTTTCCGGATGCGGCATCAGGCCGAGCACATTGCGGCGCTCGGAGAAGATTCCGGCGATGTCGTTGCGCGAGCCGTTGGGATTGGCCTCGCCGCCGATGCGGCCGAGCGAATCGCAATAGCGGAAGGCGACCAGCCCCTCGCCCTCGAGCCGGGCGATCGTCTCGTCATCGGCCTCGTAATTGCCCTCGCCATGGGCGATGGCGACCTCGATCGTCTGGCCCTGCCGATAATGGCTGGTGAAGGCCGTGTCGGCGCGCTCGACGCGCAAATGCTGCATGCGGCAGACGAAGCGCAGATTGGCGTTGCGCATCAGCACGCCCGGCAGCAGCCCGCCCTCGCACAAAATCTGAAAGCCGTTGCAGACGCCGAGCGTCAGGCCGCCGCGCGCGGCATGGGCGCGCACCGCGTCCATAATGGCGGCGCGGCCGGCGATGGCGCCGCAGCGCAG
It encodes the following:
- a CDS encoding acyltransferase — translated: MPVLLSQFIEACRWVGALLVLAVHSTNMFVNLADIMSAPHAASVYAWWFFVSFELGHQAVVGFFAISGYLVGGAVLAQLRKDKPFLRDYLIHRFARIYIVLAPALLVTVAVDWIGRGWLGDSGVYDWPVFKDHYRADLFLGSLANLSAIYCDFFGTNGPLWSLACEFWYYISFPLLLLPFARAYSLRARAIGFALGLAILIVMSIPSGGWFRFGYLLWGLGALATLARRPLVQSRWIALALYVAAVIPIRLLVRGPNLEAYPYLADLADTLSAVLFLNLVVTLRFGPQQGWALFQPQLHRRLADFSFSLYSVHMPVLILARALADRHFGALWARELATPVHWLVMAAVMTAAVVFGFLFSRVTEAHTNALRRALRNAFEAAEERRRRRFPQPIEELKREPQKADA
- a CDS encoding CorA family divalent cation transporter, with product MKTLPPAGAIVGDSPFLWVMRFDADGAATLVADHDASRLDTDADGYFWVHLNVADLRYRDWVAGRQQMPAEARALLIDQDSHQRLDADEQALWGVIADYGRDLEREEDVLRPLRVVVTERCIVTARRYAVESTAAIRQAALEGQRLPTPLDLFEALVTRSLVSMDTGLEKLLAKFNKIEDRVLDDETHDDRRDLGALRRQTIRLRRELADGQRVFSRTAFSPRVTPPIHAALRRLTQRFDSLQQELQAVEERARLLQDEIVSNFTAETNRQLYVLTILGTLLMPPTLVSGIFGMNTKNLFFADNEQGTLYAAALCIASAAAAFFALMWIKRREG
- the purQ gene encoding phosphoribosylformylglycinamidine synthase subunit PurQ, translating into MKAAVLVFPGSNREGDMARALAQATGHEPAMVWHSQTELPAGTDLVVLPGGFSYGDYLRCGAIAGRAAIMDAVRAHAARGGLTLGVCNGFQILCEGGLLPGVLMRNANLRFVCRMQHLRVERADTAFTSHYRQGQTIEVAIAHGEGNYEADDETIARLEGEGLVAFRYCDSLGRIGGEANPNGSRNDIAGIFSERRNVLGLMPHPENLIDPLVGGIDGRGLFESLAAA